The region CCAACCAGGACACCAGCTTCGTCGTCACGCTGGCGCACCTGGCGGCGTTGGCACTATGCGGTGTCGAAGCGCGCTCGGGCAATGGAGCGGTCCAAAAAGCGGCGGGGGAGCCGGCTGAAGCGTCCAAACAACGCAGCACCGTCCATTTCGCCCACGAAAGCGAAGCGGAGTTTGCTCACATACTGGATTTTTACGGCATTGACTGGATTTACGAGCCGCGCTCTTTCCCGCTGGAGAACAAAAGCGAACATGCCAGCGAGATGTTCACGCCGGATTTTTACATCCCCTCGCTTGACCTGTACGTCGAGCTTACCACCATGAAGCAGAACCTGGTGACGGGCAAGAACCGCAAGCTACGCCAGCTTAAAGCGCTCTACCCCGAGATAAAAATCAGCCTGTTATATAAAAACGATTACGACAGGCTGCTGGCCAAGTATGGGGCGGGGCCGCTGGCGCAGTCCAGGGCGCACGGCATCCGCCGGGTGCTTTTTTCCGCTTCGGAAATCGATAAGAGGGTGAGGCAACTGGCGGAAAAAATGTCGGCTGATTACGCAGAACGCAGGCCCATCCTGGTGGGAGTCCAGCGCGGCTTTCTGTGTTTCATGGCCGACCTGATGCGCCAGATAACGGTGCCGCTCGACCTGGATTTCATGGCCATCTCGCATTACAGCCAGGAGGAGGGCGTCAGGGTTACCAAGGACATCGACATGCAGGCCAAGGACCGCCACGTCATTTTAGTGGAAGACATCGTAGACACCGGCATCACGCTGAATTACATGCTCAAACACCTGCGGGCCAAAGAACCGGCCAGTCTGGCGGTATGCGCGCTGCTGGACAGAAGGGCGCGGCGGCTGGTGGATGAAAAGCTCGATTATGTGGGGTTCGAGGTGCCGGACGAGTTCGTGGTGGGCTACGGCCTGGATTT is a window of Dehalococcoidia bacterium DNA encoding:
- the hpt gene encoding hypoxanthine phosphoribosyltransferase, with translation IAKKAGITSILGVPVACGEETYGAIRVYFKEPYSVTNQDTSFVVTLAHLAALALCGVEARSGNGAVQKAAGEPAEASKQRSTVHFAHESEAEFAHILDFYGIDWIYEPRSFPLENKSEHASEMFTPDFYIPSLDLYVELTTMKQNLVTGKNRKLRQLKALYPEIKISLLYKNDYDRLLAKYGAGPLAQSRAHGIRRVLFSASEIDKRVRQLAEKMSADYAERRPILVGVQRGFLCFMADLMRQITVPLDLDFMAISHYSQEEGVRVTKDIDMQAKDRHVILVEDIVDTGITLNYMLKHLRAKEPASLAVCALLDRRARRLVDEKLDYVGFEVPDEFVVGYGLDFHEEYRNLPFIAVPEIKEFPQK